A genomic stretch from Corvus cornix cornix isolate S_Up_H32 chromosome 7, ASM73873v5, whole genome shotgun sequence includes:
- the FAM171B gene encoding protein FAM171B — MPGSCERLSALLPGLAAALLPLLVMLMLGRPPPAAAATRPQQQRAALPGGAPAAAPGSVFTLKVQVNDIISHQYLRQAVVEVFVNYTLTNSTLTGNNGAALIKVPYKLGLSLTIVSYKDGYLLTPLPWKTARMPIYSSVTLSLFPQSQANIWLFEDTVLITGKLSDAKSQLSVQFPKSLIKFPTNHIANVTAYLTVPEQFLKVDSFLYTTGIILNKSGFKSMELTPLAAICVNVLLAGKELNVNGPIQVTLPLPTTTVKSGDAVPAWTFDMKIGAWVNRGLGMVKEVDGQLVWTYTAQHLGYWIAAPLPGTRESIISAVSKDITAYHTVFLTAILGGTLVIIIGFFAVLLCYCRDKCRRTQKKEKNTTKLEVIKKDQTTSTTHINHINAVKGSLKLEDKSQLYTPKISSYSPQRRLSIDTEDGKSQDNFKIYTEDASYQSSCQTGQARNSAHSVEPNAGVRLLQQPKHSNSAISQAPRDIPDQNRYLSLKEEIYGLSHIPEHLMHIYNQPIAILQTSDLFHSPEQLHPAKSATLPRKGQLVYGPMMEPMNRDNYMQTLPKMPVHSHPQPSACRDENSTLGGEEGLPSQTSNWSRYTNSLLESVSVPGTLNEAVVMTPFSSELQGISEQTLLELSKGKPSPHPRAWFVSLDGKPIAQVRHSFIDLKKGKKTESNDTSLDSGVDMNEHHPSRKLEREKTFIKSMPHSKILYLEDLDLSSSESGTTVCTPEDQAVRHIMEGGNGPVIEQHDEEGLRKKSLPGSHESGIPSAKKRDRPPLMKRDSKTNIWKKREERPLIPIN; from the exons GATCTGTTTTTACGCTAAAAGTTCAAGTAAATGACATCATCAGTCATCAGTACCTGCGACAAGCGGTGGTGGAGGTGTTTGTGAACTACACCTTGACAAATTCTACTCTTACTGGGAACAATGGAGCAGCGTTAATAAAAGTCCCCTACAAATTAGGATTAAGCTTAACTATTGTCTCATACAAGGATGGCTACCTGCTGACACCTTTGCCTTGGAAGACTGCAAGAATGCCAA TATACTCGTCCGTGACGCTCTCATTATTCCCACAAAGTCAAGCTAATATATGGCTGTTTGAAGATACTGTCTTAATTACTGGAAAACTGTCTG ATGCCAAATCTCAACTGAGTGTTCAGTTTCCAAAATCTTTAATAAAGTTTCCAACGAATCATATTGCAAATGTTACAGCCTATCTGACAGTGCCAGAGCAATTTTTGAAAGTGGACAGCTTTCTCTATACAACAGGAATTATTCTAAATAAATCAG gtTTCAAAAGCATGGAATTAACTCCTCTTGCTGCCATATGTGTAAATGTTCTTTTGGCTGGGAAAGAACTGAATGTAAATGGTCCTATTCAGGTTACACTTCCTCTTCCCACAACTACTGTAAAATCAGGAGATGCTGTACCTGCCTGGACATTCGATATGAAAATTG gtgCTTGGGTAAACCGTGGGCTAGGAATGGTCAAGGAAGTGGATGGTCAGTTAGTATGGACATACACTGCTCAACACCTGGGCTACTGGATAGCAGCTCCACTGCCTGGAACGAGAG AATCCATTATTAGTGCTGTTTCCAAGGACATAACAGCCTATCACACAGTGTTCCTTACGGCCATACTGGGAGGAACTCTTGTCATTATCATTggattttttgctgttcttcttTGTTACTGCAG GGATAAATGTCGTCGCacacagaagaaggaaaaaaacacaactaAGCTGGAGGTCATAAAAAAAGATCAGACAACGTCAACAACTCACATAAATCACATCAATGCTGTGAAAGGGTCTTTAAAGTTGGAGGATAAGTCACAGTTATATACACCGAAGATTTCTTCATACAGCCCTCAAAGAAGGCTGTCCATAGACACAGAAGACGGAAAATCAcaagacaattttaaaatctaCACAGAGGATGCTTCTTACCAGTCATCCTGTCAGACTGGTCAGGCAAGAAATTCAGCCCATTCAGTGGAGCCTAATGCTGGAGTGAGGCTTTTACAGCAGCCAAAGCACAGTAACAGTGCTATTTCCCAGGCTCCTAGGGACATTCCAGACCAAAACAGATACCTTTCACTGAAAGAGGAGATATATGGGCTTTCCCACATCCCAGAACATCTAATGCATATTTACAATCAGCCTATTGCTATTCTTCAAACCTCAGACCTTTTCCACTCCCCAGAACAACTGCATCCTGCTAAATCAGCAACTTTGCCAAGGAAAGGGCAGCTGGTGTATGGCCCCATGATGGAACCCATGAATCGCGACAATTACATGCAAACACTCCCCAAAATGCCAGTGCACTCTCATCCCCAGCCTTCTGCCTGCAGAGATGAAAACAGTACCCTGGGTGGTGAAGAGGGCTTACCTTCCCAAACATCCAACTGGAGCCGGTACACCAACAGCTTACTGGAATCTGTCTCTGTTCCTGGGACATTGAATGAAGCAGTTGTAATGACTCCATTTTCATCTGAACTTCAAGGTATTTCGGAACAAACATTGCTGGAACTCTCTAAAGGAAAACCATCTCCACATCCTCGAGCATGGTTTGTGTCCCTGGATGGAAAACCAATTGCTCAAGTGAGGCATTCCTTCATAGATctgaaaaagggcaaaaaaacAGAGAGTAATGATACTAGTCTGGACTCTGGTGTGGACATGAATGAGCATCATCCTAGCAGGAaactggagagagagaaaactttCATTAAAAGTATGCCACATTCTAAGATTCTTTACTTGGAAGATCTGGATCTGAGTAGCAGTGAAAGTGGGACCACTGTTTGCACTCCAGAGGACCAGGCTGTGAGGCACATTATGGAAGGAGGGAATGGGCCAGTCATAGAACAGCATGATGAGGAAggtctaagaaaaaaatctctaccAGGAAGTCATGAGTCTGGTATCCCTTCTGCTAAAAAAAGGGATAGACCACCTCTAATGAAAAGAGATAGCAAAACCAAtatctggaagaaaagagaggagaggcCCCTTATTCCtataaattaa